ACATGTGTGACACACCagcagaaaaattaaacaagtttaaaaactttgaacatGCGTGACAAGCATGTTTTTTCCCTTTACACGATACAACTTGGTGTGATGTCACACATGCTGTCACGCATGATCAGCCATTACGTGACCAAAACAGCAGACTCGGCATATTTTGAGTCTGTTGGAATGTGCGGTACACCCACACATTGGGGCAGACTCGAGTTGCTGATCTGATGGACTGAGTCAGACTGATTCTTGCTACAGAATAGAAAGCAACGTTTTAATTCATAACTcgcgcatatatgtacatatgtatgggaagttgcactgtgggtaataactataaaattgtctaacaattttaagtttctttgtaactactataaacttataaaatgtgagacaaataacaaaaagtataataaatattttattttagtaatattttttttaatatgtctttataacagcatttaatgtagtttatttcacataataatttctatgtttGGTTTAATCTCATTTGCTGTAGCTACTCGCATAattgtaccaaaatttaaatcagataacctacttcttattttatgtttgtttaatttcatttttaaataaaattgttcacaagtgtatgTGCTTCGAACCATAGATATAATGTTCGaagcaaaaagtttcaaaccagGTAATTTCTTTAAGCTtccttataaaaagtaatttcaataataacttCAGGTTATGAACCACTGTTCCTTCAAACGCATATACACAAATGAATCTTATAAGAGCGCAATGTAAATAATTACCCAACAACGCTTTTACCGCCCGCTTATAGCACAAACAGTGGAGAACGTAGAATCGTGGCCCGactcagctgatacgacctatcttatgggcgcgcaatgtatATGAACAGTGAAAAATGTTACTCTCTTCGACGTAGGATGCCGTGAGCAttcaataattatataaatatagtaattatcaacttttataattcaatctgttcaatacgttccaatatatttgaaattttcttaaaataactcaaaatcagagtcgaatggtattatttataaaatagaataaataaataatttctacgGTAAAAGCAGAACTagtcaaaaacgctactcccttccttcctATTCCTTCCTTAGCGAGCAAAATTTGTGAACAGTTGAgcccgtggtaaaaacgcagaaatcagccatctttgtttgttttcatttgaacaatgttgccattgccattgctcaatacgcatatgtatgtatatggttttgTACACATcaatgttttcaattacaatttttataatataaaatatcaaaactgaaaacaaactgttaaaaatagtttacatattgtctaaatatgtaataaatttgtttatcgATGAGTACCAACCACTCAATTTAAATGATTCCACTTGCACTCACATTCGCGAgagtatttaaaaagaaaaaaaaggttatttGTTTAAAGGGTACAATTTATTTCAAGTTCTCGTTTATTTACAATacaatgtttttttgaaaatatatcgcGTCCAATCGAGGTAGAATGCGTTGTATCGCTGTAAGTCGGCGCAGGCGGAACGATGATGATCGAAgcaaaaaagaaggaaaatcGCGGCGCAGTGTAGAAGCGAAAGTTGAGAAGCCAATTGCGTAGACGAATTTAATGTTGAATTGTTTAGGACACAGGTGTGGGGAGTTGCGTTGAAGTGGCAACAGCTATGGTGAATTGCGGTGGcgtattagggtgcgccagtgTTTCCCAGGTTGAGTGAGgggggaggcttaactcatttaaacatcctgagccccctaggcgaatattttgcctagtattccaAACATATGTTGTTGCACGTATTTCGCCGTACTGCTGATGGAGTAGCATGGATTTGACAGCAAAAGTATTCAATAATGGCGGTGTAATATTGTCATATTTATTCGTGTATGTGGAAAACAGCTTTTGGTTTCAAATATATcacatgtaaatatttgaatatgaattttaaaatgcaaatagatGCTTAAGAGAAGCAACTTTAATTTGCGGGTTATTTATTAGTTGGTTTTTCTGTGTTATTGGcaattgttgcatttttttatgatatttaatttatgatcggcttatgaaggatagtaacgCCTggccacgcctggctcagatatggccagaatgggtactccttagctcTGGAATTAGGACTGTGacaatagagggatcttgcgagagaatggcCGTGAATTGCGAACGGCTTCATTTCGAATTGTATCGTGGTAATTGCTAGCTACTTTTTTTGAAGAGGAATGTTAAAATTTGACAACAGATTCCCATCCCCTACCcttatgaggagcgcttataTAAGAACGATAAGaacgacctttgctttttgtaagtctaggtgcgtcacaCTATCGCATTGGGCATATGGTGCTCGTTGAACCTTAATTTTgtataagattttatttattttgaactttgtaactgtgttatattttatgtttttatgtatgcactaatttggcgtttagtagctCGCCACCGTTCTAGGATCTgttcagattttttttgttttttcattattggcgaaagccatcctgcggggtcgaaaaatTGTGTATGCCTTTAATATAGGAGGAAGTTTCCCGATATctcgaaatttccttaattgtgaattaaggtattaattttgttttttctcaacttgagttgtcatagtGATaattagtccactttgtgtATCGCTGGGCAGCGTTTGAGccttttgtgcctttgagcaacatggtgtctcttggcaatttttaaaattgtggatttcGCGATTTGCTTTTGCTAAACCCGTGGTTCCTTTTGTGTAAGCGCTTCTTTGGAGTAAGTTaggatatctgctgtaatgaagcattggaAGGTATCTTTTGGGACAAtggaagcaattaaatttggttttgccatttttgtatgtatgcgcatgtgacagacaatttgtgcaaagtatttttgacctgacaaaatcATTCTTAACTTTTATGCTTTTAAACCTCTCGCAAGGTTTAAGTTTttgccctcttttacatagttcccATGACGTAGGTTTccttgttcagatgtgaacgattgcgttttgtgaaagtttttgttcacgagtaaattgtttttgttactaacttATAGACCCCAagttaagcttccattttggtcgtgtttaatgttcttttttctgattattttttcttctaacctttccgcaatttcatattgggtggagagaaaatctttcatttgttgccacgttgagcacttttttcgtgatgagagcgattgctcccatagaagtaacgagttttctggtaatgctgcggtttaccagaatagggtcTTAgtttctgtgggaatatttagtgtggATTGTAGTCttacaaattcttcacttgtttctttcttgattttaggcaagtttaatagtgtcgttacttgtttatcgaccagtattctttcattttcatatctcgcttttagagtttcccaagccaaattgaaattgtcgtcataaagagcgaactgttttactatgaggcctgcttgaccttttgtcttgtatcggaggtgatacaatttttgtgcttttgataattCTGGATGGTTGATATAAACGGCTGTAAatatgtcccggaaggacggccattcttcataacctccatagaatgtttctgtgtcacatgcgggcacctcgaggtggatgcctgaacttgcattttgactgtctatttgtggcagctctactctactgtgcggagtaggtgcaattgcttgaatgagctttagttgatcggagatcatagcttttgttttttcgaactagtctaagcagttttcgtatatggcgaaagcagataatttaaaattttgtggtatatctgaatcgtcagaatctacaATGGCATCATGTGCcgtttggaggcgagtccaaaaatttttaagtttttgaccttttatttctaataacgattcagagttttcgtgaatcggtgaggaggcaaatctagtgcagtatcttgttaaactgtcactttctgaaataaatttagcaacctgttttgggcgtgtagctcctgcaggtgtatttagattattgttgttgttaaccatttttgcaaaataatattgtattattaaactctcgcaacaatgttgctaaggagagtattatagttttgttcacataacggttgtttgtaagtcctaaaactaaaagattcagatatagggttatatataccaaagtgatcagggtgacgagttgagtcgaaatccggatgtctgtctgtccgtccgtctgtccatccgtctgtcctTTCATCTctccgtccgtccatgcaagctgtaacttgagtaaaaaatgagagatgaaacttggtacacgtattccttggctccataagaaggttaagttcgaatatgggcaaaatcagccaactggcacgcccacaaaatggcggaaaccgaaaacctataaagtgtcataactaagccataaataaagatattaaagtgaaatttggcacaaaggatcgcattagggagggacatatttggacgtaattttttttggaaaagtgggcgtggccccgccccctactaagttttttgtacatatctcggaaactaatatagctatgtcaaccaaactctacagagtcgttttttcaggtatttccatatacagttcaaaaatggaagaaatcggataataaccacgcccacctcccatacaaaggttatgttgaaaatcaataaaagtgcgttaacggactaacaaaaaacgtcagaaacactaaattttacggaagaaattgcagaaggaagcttcacccaggctttttttaaaaattgaaaatggacgtggcctcgcccacttatggaccaaaaaccatacctcaggaactactagaccgatttcaatgaaattcggtatataatattttcttaacaccctgatgacatgtacgaaatatgggtgaaatcggttcacaaccacgccttcttccaatataacgctattttgaattccatctgatgccttctctgtataatatatagtacattaggaaccaatgatgatagcggaataaaactttacaaaaatacggtatttgaaaaatatgtaaatgacgtataatgaaatctcgattatcactttatcatgcgagagtataaaatgttcggtgacacccgaacttagcccttccttacttgttttgaaccttttattttcttttgaggGAGAgaggtatttgaaaaagttattttcccttatgtacatatatgttcatatgtaaataaatatacacttttACAATTAGAACCCTCGTCTAATACCCAGTAAACAATCTCGtttgtaaataaacttaaaataaacttaCACTGGTAAACCTTTTCGTTACAAAAAGTTTACgtttttcattacaaaacaattacaaaagaCTTGTAAAGAACCAAAACGTTACATTACTTTGGGCTTTTTCACATACTTGTAAAATCgcttatttttaaacttaaaagtaagcctttattaaattaatatgcaaccgcttgtaagttttttttcaaatgtatgtatttgtaaacgTGTTGTAATGATTTATGTAATGGTAGTAAAATAAATCGcatgatatatttttaaagatatatcATTAGTttctttattagttttaattcatttaatattatttattatatatacttacatatgtacttatactaaaaattaaaaaaaattcttgataaGTTAAGTTAATcttatactaaaaattaaaatttaaaaaacagtctttaaaaatgaaatgatagaAAAATAGTTaggtaaaataattaatttgctgcattttggtgctttcgtttttttctatttttggcaAACTGAAAAATCGTCTTGGTGCCACTTATATATTCAGTGTCATTGCCCTTCACTTCATGTAAGAAGACATctgaaatttaagttaaaaatatatataagtatataagtacacatataaagtttattaagttttattattaagtAGCTCGGATAGCCATAGATACTTTTAAGACGCGGACAGGTTTTTTGTCTGACGTTCCACTCCAAGCAAAATGTTGAGCACATTCATCGGATACCAATGAGCGCCAAGCTGTTCTGACGAATTTCGCTCctgtgtatttaatattttgcataagttccgatttcttcaaaaaaaaggaaattgtaaaattggctTTCAAACAGTCaataattatttacttacaaatttAGCATATTCTTCATCCTTCTGGAGTAAACTCTCCAATTCCATAAATTGATCGACTGTGTTTAAAGGTTCCGCTGGCATAATCTTTTTTGATGGAACATTGTCTCTGCTATTCCTCAACTCTGCGATATCACGCCGCAAGCTTCTTACCTCCTCGACGATTCTCCCCATAGATTTGGATACAGCTGCATCAATGGTGCTTTGAATTGCTgccaaaaaacattttcattaaaaaaaatgtttcaaataaataattgatattGACTACCTTCTAAAAATGTGGGATTCAGTGTGGTTATTTCCGTTTTGGTTGATGGATGTTTCAAATTGCAAATGCACTCCATCG
Above is a genomic segment from Bactrocera neohumeralis isolate Rockhampton unplaced genomic scaffold, APGP_CSIRO_Bneo_wtdbg2-racon-allhic-juicebox.fasta_v2 cluster09, whole genome shotgun sequence containing:
- the LOC126763881 gene encoding uncharacterized protein LOC126763881 isoform X3 gives rise to the protein MECICNLKHPSTKTEITTLNPTFLEAIQSTIDAAVSKSMGRIVEEVRSLRRDIAELRNSRDNVPSKKIMPAEPLNTVDQFMELESLLQKDEEYAKFKSELMQNIKYTGAKFVRTAWRSLVSDECAQHFAWSGTSDKKPMSSYMK
- the LOC126763881 gene encoding uncharacterized protein LOC126763881 isoform X1 — its product is MECICNLKHPSTKTEITTLNPTFLEAIQSTIDAAVSKSMGRIVEEVRSLRRDIAELRNSRDNVPSKKIMPAEPLNTVDQFMELESLLQKDEEYAKFKSELMQNIKYTGAKFVRTAWRSLVSDECAQHFAWSGTSDKKPVRVLKVSMAIRAT
- the LOC126763881 gene encoding uncharacterized protein LOC126763881 isoform X2 translates to MECICNLKHPSTKTEITTLNPTFLEAIQSTIDAAVSKSMGRIVEEVRSLRRDIAELRNSRDNVPSKKIMPAEPLNTVDQFMELESLLQKDEEYAKFKSELMQNIKYTGAKFVRTAWRSLVSDECAQHFAWSGTSDKKPVRVLKMSSYMK